One part of the Solea solea chromosome 1, fSolSol10.1, whole genome shotgun sequence genome encodes these proteins:
- the ppp1r7 gene encoding protein phosphatase 1 regulatory subunit 7 — protein MASLSVGELQEMEVDRRGESEESGDDETRRRSINGDVDPNQPTTTSKEESPVDMDTITLDPEEEDVDLVHCRIGKIEGLEVLLKAQTLSLRQNLIKKIENLDSLSSLRELDLYDNQVRKLENLHNLKELEQLDVSFNVLRKVEGLEQLTRLKKLFLLHNKISSIANLEHLTVLEMLELGSNRIRIIENLDTLSSLQSLFLGTNKITSLQNLDGLHNLTVLSIQSNRITKIEGLQNLVNLKELYLSHNGIEVIEGLENNKKLTTLDIAANRIKKIENIIHLTELQEFWMNDNQIDNWSDLDELKNAKSLETVYLERNPLQKDPQYRRKIMLALPSVRQIDATFIRF, from the exons TGGACCGGAGGGGTGAGTCTGAGGAGTCTGGTGATGATGAGACCAGAAGGAGGAGTATCAATGGTGATGTGGACCCCAACCAGCCCACTACTAcaa GTAAAGAAGAGTCTCCTGTTGACATGGACACCATCACATTGGACCCAGAGGAAGAG GATGTTGATCTTGTTCATTGTCGTATTGGGAAGATTGAGGGATTGGAGGTGCTACTAAAGGCTCAA aCTCTCTCCTTACGACAAAACCTCATCAAAAAGATAGAAAACCTTGACAGTTTGAGCTCACTGCGGGAACTAGATCTTTATGACAATCAGGTCCGCAAACTGGAAAACCTGCACAACCTCAAGGAGTTGGA GCAGCTTGATGTGTCCTTCAACGTTCTGAGGAAGGTGGAGGGTTTGGAGCAGTTGACACGTCTGAAGAAACTTTTTCTGCTTCATAACAAAATTAGCAGCATAGCCAACTTGGAACACTTGACAGTCCTGGAGATGCTGGAGCTGGGCTCCAATCGAATTCGG ATCATTGAGAACCTGGATACACTCTCGTCGTTGCAAAGTTTGTTTCTCGGCACCAATAAAATAACTTCACTTCAGAATCTGGATGGTTTACACAACCTGACTGTTTTAAGTATTCAG AGTAATCGGATCACTAAAATTGAGGGTTTACAGAACCTTGTCAACCTGAAAGAGCTCTACCTGAGCCACAACGGCATCGAGGTCATTGAGGGCTTGGAAAACAAC AAAAAGCTGACAACCCTGGACATTGCAGCCAATCGAataaagaaaattgaaaacatcaTCCATCTGACAGAGCTGCAGGAGTTCTGG ATGAACGATAATCAAATCGATAACTGGTCAGATCTCGATGAGCTCAAGAACGCAAAGTCTCTGGAGACGGTCTATCTCGAAAGAAACCCTCTACAGAAGGACCCACAGTACCGGCGAAAGATCATGTTGGCGCTTCCCAGTGTACGCCAGATTGATGCTACCTTCATTCGCTTTTAA